The following coding sequences lie in one Veillonellaceae bacterium genomic window:
- a CDS encoding 2-oxoacid:ferredoxin oxidoreductase subunit beta translates to MMAEIEKYLRQSALPHIWCPGCGNGIVLASILRAIDKLQLDQTKTVIVSGIGCSSRASGYMNFNTIHTAHGRALTFATGIKLANPELNVIVITGDGDSTAIGGNHFIHAARRNIDITTIIFNNNIYGMTGGQYSPLTPTNSKATTSPFGHIERPFDIPALAKAAGATYVARGTAYHATLLTDVIVKGIQNKGFSVIDAITQCPISFGRKNKMGSPAKMLEWQRDNAVMIQAAAKLKPEDLKGKFIIGELHHEEAPEYTAEYAKLIERVQQKGGNR, encoded by the coding sequence ATAATGGCCGAGATTGAAAAGTATTTGCGTCAATCGGCTTTACCGCATATTTGGTGTCCAGGCTGCGGCAACGGCATAGTATTGGCTTCAATTTTACGCGCGATTGATAAGCTACAATTAGATCAAACCAAAACAGTAATCGTTTCGGGTATCGGATGTTCATCACGAGCGTCAGGATATATGAATTTTAACACCATACATACCGCGCATGGTCGCGCTCTTACTTTCGCAACAGGTATTAAGCTTGCGAATCCTGAACTAAATGTCATTGTTATTACCGGTGATGGTGATTCTACCGCTATCGGTGGCAATCATTTTATCCATGCGGCTCGTCGCAATATCGATATTACTACAATTATCTTTAACAACAACATTTACGGTATGACCGGCGGTCAGTATTCACCTCTAACCCCGACCAACAGCAAGGCTACAACGTCTCCATTTGGACATATTGAACGTCCATTTGATATTCCTGCGCTGGCAAAAGCGGCAGGAGCAACCTATGTTGCCCGTGGTACGGCCTACCATGCAACTCTACTTACCGACGTGATTGTAAAAGGCATTCAAAATAAAGGTTTCTCAGTAATTGATGCTATAACTCAGTGTCCAATATCATTTGGACGCAAGAACAAAATGGGCTCGCCGGCTAAGATGCTAGAATGGCAGCGTGACAATGCTGTTATGATTCAAGCTGCTGCTAAGCTAAAACCGGAAGATCTTAAAGGTAAATTCATTATCGGCGAACTTCACCATGAAGAAGCACCTGAGTATACTGCCGAATATGCAAAATTAATTGAGCGAGTGCAGCAGAAAGGGGGAAATCGCTAA
- the larC gene encoding nickel pincer cofactor biosynthesis protein LarC → MKAIYLDCFSGISGNMLLGALIDAGVPEDKLRAELAKLPIDGYELVIDRVVKAGISAVYVDVQLDHHHHDHNDEYDHHHHHHHEHRHLPDIIDIIDNSSLDVKVKETSKKVFRRLAEAEAKVHGTTINQVHFHEVGAVDTIIDIVGTIWSLDFLGIEQVYTSKIHTGFGFIKCSHGIMPIPAPATAELLKGIPYYEGSVERELVTPTGAAIIATLGLGYGSMPPNFRSTKIAYGAGTWDLDMPNVIRLHIGDIVEKAVQTELIVVEANIDDLNPQVYEYAMDMLLKIGACDVWLTPIVMKKSRPATLISVLINRQDLDKVCSILFSETSTIGVRYYPVERKVAQREFETINSPWGTVQVKVSSYDSKICSISPEYNDCRRLAEENFVPLKKVQQVVIDLATNKLNSNLT, encoded by the coding sequence ATGAAAGCTATATATTTAGATTGTTTTTCCGGGATTAGCGGTAATATGTTACTAGGTGCCCTCATTGACGCAGGAGTTCCCGAAGATAAACTCCGGGCAGAGTTAGCTAAGTTACCAATTGATGGTTATGAATTAGTGATTGACCGAGTAGTGAAAGCCGGTATTAGCGCAGTTTACGTTGATGTACAGCTTGATCATCACCACCACGATCACAACGATGAGTATGATCATCACCATCATCATCATCATGAACATAGGCATTTACCAGATATTATAGACATAATTGATAATTCATCTTTAGACGTTAAAGTAAAAGAAACAAGTAAGAAAGTATTCCGGCGTTTAGCTGAGGCGGAGGCTAAAGTTCATGGTACAACTATTAACCAAGTTCATTTCCATGAAGTCGGCGCTGTTGATACAATCATCGATATTGTAGGCACAATTTGGAGTCTCGACTTTCTCGGGATAGAGCAAGTCTACACTTCTAAAATTCATACCGGGTTTGGCTTCATAAAATGCAGCCACGGCATAATGCCCATACCTGCACCCGCAACAGCCGAACTATTGAAAGGTATTCCTTACTATGAAGGAAGCGTCGAGCGCGAATTAGTTACACCAACCGGCGCCGCAATTATCGCTACCCTAGGTTTAGGCTACGGGTCAATGCCGCCTAACTTCCGCAGTACTAAAATCGCCTACGGTGCAGGTACTTGGGATCTCGATATGCCCAATGTCATAAGATTACATATTGGCGATATAGTTGAAAAAGCCGTTCAAACGGAGCTGATTGTTGTTGAGGCAAATATCGATGACCTTAATCCGCAGGTCTATGAGTATGCAATGGATATGCTATTAAAAATCGGCGCCTGTGATGTATGGCTAACACCAATTGTTATGAAGAAGTCACGACCAGCAACTCTAATATCGGTATTAATAAACAGACAAGATTTAGATAAAGTGTGCTCAATTCTGTTCTCTGAAACCTCTACCATTGGTGTTCGATATTATCCGGTAGAGCGTAAGGTCGCTCAGCGCGAATTTGAAACTATAAATTCACCATGGGGTACAGTCCAAGTCAAGGTGAGCAGCTATGATAGTAAAATCTGCAGCATATCGCCTGAATACAATGATTGTCGGCGATTAGCCGAAGAAAATTTTGTTCCATTAAAGAAGGTTCAACAAGTTGTTATCGATTTAGCGACAAACAAGCTAAATAGTAATTTAACGTGA
- a CDS encoding flippase-like domain-containing protein, translating into MAKFYQRLALLILIVGSISAALIYFTVDINTLHHLSAFQPWSLGLAFVMLAVGLFFDGTRLTHLVKISGEQITLRQAVHVVFSNYFLALLTPGAAGGAVAQVMFLRKAGVPIGKATVLVVVRTILSILFLFICLPIVFFNDPGLIPWISEKIIIVISVFIAVFILASIWLFRTNALNTLLVRLTKRLGHRYRRRIFATYRDVRGAVFMLSSAPLSMLMVLVESAISLLALYSVVPILFMGMGVTADWLLIMGRMILLNILLYFAPTPGGSGIAEGGFVLLFSAFVPSGMVGIAAVTWRILVEYLPFTIGLYYTVKVFGRDFLSKQIK; encoded by the coding sequence ATGGCAAAATTTTATCAGCGGCTTGCCTTATTAATCCTTATTGTCGGTTCAATTTCGGCAGCCTTAATATATTTCACCGTAGATATAAATACTCTTCATCACCTAAGTGCATTTCAGCCTTGGTCCTTAGGGTTAGCATTTGTGATGCTAGCAGTTGGACTATTTTTTGACGGAACAAGGCTTACGCATCTGGTGAAAATTTCCGGCGAGCAAATTACCCTGCGGCAAGCTGTTCATGTCGTATTTAGCAACTATTTTCTCGCCTTACTTACGCCTGGAGCGGCTGGGGGAGCTGTTGCTCAAGTTATGTTTTTACGCAAAGCCGGCGTGCCTATCGGTAAGGCTACAGTATTAGTAGTTGTGAGAACTATCTTATCAATTCTATTTTTATTTATCTGCTTGCCGATTGTTTTTTTTAACGACCCTGGCCTCATACCATGGATATCAGAGAAAATCATTATAGTAATCTCAGTATTCATTGCAGTTTTTATTTTAGCTTCGATATGGCTTTTTAGAACAAATGCCTTAAATACACTGCTTGTCCGACTAACCAAGCGCTTGGGCCATAGATATCGCCGTCGAATATTTGCAACCTATCGTGATGTACGCGGCGCGGTTTTCATGCTTTCATCAGCGCCGCTTAGTATGCTTATGGTACTAGTAGAGTCAGCTATAAGCCTACTTGCTTTATATAGTGTTGTTCCTATTCTTTTTATGGGAATGGGCGTAACAGCCGACTGGTTACTAATAATGGGCAGAATGATTTTGCTTAATATTTTACTATATTTTGCGCCGACCCCTGGCGGATCAGGCATTGCTGAAGGCGGCTTTGTTTTGCTGTTCAGTGCCTTTGTTCCGTCGGGAATGGTTGGAATTGCAGCAGTTACATGGCGTATTTTAGTTGAATACTTACCCTTTACAATTGGTCTTTACTATACAGTAAAGGTTTTTGGCCGTGACTTTTTATCAAAACAGATAAAATAG
- the queC gene encoding 7-cyano-7-deazaguanine synthase QueC, with product MKAKAVVLLSGGLDSTVCMAVANSKSYELYPISFNYHQRHNRELSCAHKVAEHYKVARHLVIETNMEAIGGSALTDKNISVPAGDVTRQDIPVTYVPARNLIFLSYALGYAEVIGAEKIFIGVNALDYSGYPDCRPEFINKFQDLANYSTTAAVQNSRKIVIETPLLNLSKKDIVLLGTQLGAPLHLTTSCYNGKDAACGECDSCVLRLKGFLEAGIPDPILYEK from the coding sequence ATGAAAGCAAAAGCAGTAGTGCTGCTATCCGGTGGCCTTGATTCAACCGTTTGTATGGCAGTAGCAAATAGCAAAAGCTATGAATTATATCCAATAAGCTTTAATTACCACCAGCGTCATAACCGCGAATTGTCCTGCGCCCATAAAGTAGCTGAACACTACAAAGTTGCCCGACATTTAGTTATTGAAACAAATATGGAGGCGATTGGCGGTAGCGCGTTAACGGATAAGAATATAAGCGTACCGGCCGGTGATGTCACAAGGCAAGATATCCCTGTAACATATGTACCTGCCCGGAATTTGATTTTTCTTAGCTACGCCTTAGGTTATGCCGAAGTGATTGGTGCAGAGAAAATTTTCATTGGCGTTAATGCCTTAGATTATTCTGGTTACCCCGATTGTCGACCCGAATTTATTAACAAATTTCAAGATTTAGCAAATTACTCGACTACGGCAGCAGTTCAAAATAGCCGTAAAATTGTTATTGAAACGCCATTACTTAATTTATCCAAGAAAGATATTGTCCTGTTAGGCACACAGCTAGGTGCACCGCTCCATTTAACTACTAGCTGCTATAATGGAAAAGATGCTGCCTGCGGTGAATGCGACAGCTGCGTTCTCCGGCTTAAAGGATTTTTAGAGGCAGGCATTCCGGATCCGATTTTATATGAAAAGTAG
- a CDS encoding 4Fe-4S binding protein, with the protein MALTINTKHCKGCNICVALCPKQVLELDEVGKVYVKNPEKCITCGQCELRCPDYVIKVTKDARKVESK; encoded by the coding sequence ATGGCATTAACAATTAATACTAAACACTGCAAAGGTTGTAATATTTGTGTAGCACTTTGTCCTAAACAAGTTTTAGAACTAGATGAAGTAGGCAAAGTTTATGTCAAGAATCCTGAAAAGTGTATCACTTGCGGACAATGTGAACTACGTTGCCCTGATTATGTAATCAAAGTGACTAAAGATGCTAGGAAGGTGGAAAGCAAATGA
- a CDS encoding 2-oxoacid:acceptor oxidoreductase subunit alpha, translating to MTKARLMQGNQACAEGAIAAGVTFFAGYPITPSTEIAEILAEKLPQIGGKFIQMEDEIASMGAVCGASLTGTKAITATSGPGFSLKQELIGYAAMAELPVVIVNVQRSGPSTGLPTSPAQGDVMQARWGTHGDHGVIALSPGSVREAFDITVKAFNFAEKFRVPVILLLDEVIGHMRERVELPEAKDIEIISRKKPTVSPEEYQAYKPDADGVPPMASFGEGYYYHVTGLMHDYNGLPTQNAAMTTEVINRFHTKLENAKDEITLYTEDYMEDAKVIVIAYGGTARAAIAAVKAARSQGIKAGLLKLITIWPFPGHIIQKATEKAHTIIVPEMNYGQLVGEVQRYIGMDKVVPVNRYDGLFFKPEEILEPIKKAVGGAK from the coding sequence ATGACCAAAGCACGTTTGATGCAAGGAAATCAGGCTTGCGCCGAAGGTGCTATTGCTGCCGGCGTAACTTTTTTTGCCGGTTACCCAATAACACCTAGTACTGAAATAGCTGAAATCTTAGCTGAAAAACTACCGCAAATCGGTGGTAAATTCATTCAAATGGAAGATGAAATTGCCAGTATGGGCGCAGTATGCGGTGCCTCTTTAACTGGTACTAAAGCAATAACTGCAACAAGCGGTCCCGGGTTTTCTTTAAAGCAGGAGTTAATTGGATATGCGGCTATGGCCGAGCTGCCGGTGGTTATTGTTAACGTTCAACGTTCCGGTCCGAGTACTGGATTGCCGACTTCTCCAGCCCAAGGTGACGTTATGCAAGCTCGCTGGGGCACTCATGGAGACCATGGCGTTATTGCATTGTCACCCGGTTCGGTTAGAGAAGCTTTTGACATAACAGTTAAGGCTTTTAATTTTGCAGAAAAATTCCGTGTTCCGGTAATTCTTCTACTTGACGAAGTAATCGGTCACATGAGAGAACGTGTCGAATTGCCAGAGGCAAAAGACATAGAAATAATTAGCCGAAAAAAACCAACCGTTTCACCGGAAGAATATCAAGCTTATAAGCCCGATGCTGATGGTGTACCGCCTATGGCGTCCTTTGGCGAGGGATATTATTATCATGTAACTGGTCTCATGCATGATTACAATGGTCTGCCCACTCAAAATGCGGCGATGACGACTGAAGTTATTAATCGATTCCATACAAAACTAGAAAATGCTAAAGATGAAATTACGCTCTATACCGAAGACTATATGGAAGACGCCAAAGTAATTGTAATCGCTTATGGGGGAACAGCACGCGCGGCCATTGCAGCAGTCAAAGCGGCAAGATCGCAAGGTATTAAAGCCGGTTTGCTTAAACTGATTACAATCTGGCCATTCCCTGGGCATATTATCCAAAAAGCGACTGAAAAGGCTCACACTATTATCGTACCGGAAATGAACTACGGACAGCTAGTCGGTGAAGTTCAACGTTATATCGGTATGGACAAAGTTGTGCCTGTTAACAGATACGATGGGCTGTTCTTTAAACCTGAGGAAATCCTTGAGCCTATTAAAAAAGCCGTAGGAGGTGCTAAATAA
- the larE gene encoding ATP-dependent sacrificial sulfur transferase LarE has product MNELDKKLAALYNELANLGSIVIAFSGGVDSTFLAAAAKNVLGDNIVAITACSDSFTGREIASAKALAKQLSIKHILLPATEFDNPLFINNTSDRCYYCKKERFLGLLEWARINGYSWVAEGSNVDDLKDYRPGMKAIKELGVIKSPLLDAGFTKSDIRELSREWGLPTWNQPSAACLVSRLSYGQTITPDKLNQIEQCEDFLHPYCTGQVRVRHHGDLARIEVDIADITVLASSKHANEITRYFRKLGFKYVTLDLAGYRTGSMNDSLKED; this is encoded by the coding sequence ATGAATGAACTGGATAAAAAACTAGCAGCATTATATAACGAGCTTGCTAATCTAGGAAGTATTGTGATAGCATTCTCCGGTGGCGTTGATAGTACCTTTCTCGCGGCTGCAGCCAAAAATGTTTTAGGCGACAATATTGTTGCTATTACTGCGTGCTCAGATAGCTTTACCGGCCGCGAAATAGCTAGTGCAAAAGCACTAGCAAAACAGCTATCCATTAAACATATATTATTGCCAGCTACAGAATTTGATAATCCTTTATTTATAAATAATACGTCTGACCGCTGCTATTATTGTAAAAAGGAGAGATTTTTAGGCCTCTTGGAATGGGCTAGAATAAATGGCTATTCATGGGTTGCTGAAGGGAGTAATGTCGATGACCTAAAAGACTATCGCCCAGGTATGAAGGCCATTAAAGAGTTAGGTGTCATAAAAAGTCCGTTACTTGATGCAGGATTTACTAAGTCTGATATAAGAGAACTTTCGAGAGAATGGGGACTTCCTACTTGGAATCAACCAAGTGCAGCGTGTCTTGTTTCACGACTGAGCTATGGCCAAACTATTACTCCAGATAAATTAAATCAAATTGAACAATGTGAGGATTTTTTACATCCGTATTGTACCGGACAAGTTCGTGTGCGCCATCACGGTGACTTAGCACGAATTGAAGTTGACATAGCTGATATTACTGTCTTAGCCTCATCAAAACATGCTAATGAAATAACTCGATACTTTCGTAAGCTTGGCTTCAAATATGTAACATTGGATCTTGCTGGATACCGGACAGGCAGCATGAACGATAGCTTGAAGGAGGACTAA
- a CDS encoding GTP cyclohydrolase I FolE2 codes for MKDVQNAADERGIDIQKVGISDVHLPFFIKTKSGAMQSVLARITLTVDLPKEYKGTHMSRFVEVLSDWSQKPVSSREMECILSDTITRLNAKSAQLDIKFKYFIEKKAPVSGLTSMLDLDCLFSGTLTQGGRMDFTMGLDVPFTSLCPCSKEISAYGAHNQRGLMKVKLKHSHGKFIWIEDLAQLMESQGSCPVYPLLKREDEKYVTEKAYENPKFVEDILRDLVLALRRLPYVYWFEIQCENFESIHNHNAYAMHVEFVEQ; via the coding sequence GTGAAAGATGTTCAAAACGCAGCAGATGAACGCGGTATAGATATTCAGAAAGTTGGTATTAGCGACGTACATTTGCCTTTTTTTATAAAAACTAAATCTGGCGCAATGCAATCAGTTTTAGCCCGGATTACACTTACTGTTGATTTGCCAAAAGAATATAAGGGTACTCATATGAGCCGGTTTGTTGAAGTCCTAAGTGACTGGAGCCAAAAACCGGTATCAAGCCGGGAAATGGAGTGTATCCTTAGCGATACTATTACAAGGTTAAATGCTAAAAGCGCCCAGCTCGATATCAAGTTTAAGTACTTTATCGAGAAAAAAGCTCCGGTCAGCGGCTTGACAAGTATGCTTGACTTGGATTGTCTATTCTCGGGCACCCTGACACAAGGAGGACGCATGGATTTTACAATGGGTTTGGACGTTCCTTTTACCTCACTATGTCCATGCAGCAAAGAAATATCAGCATATGGAGCACATAATCAGCGGGGGCTGATGAAGGTAAAACTTAAACACTCTCATGGCAAATTTATTTGGATCGAAGATTTAGCACAACTTATGGAATCCCAGGGGAGCTGCCCTGTTTATCCATTGCTAAAGCGCGAAGATGAAAAATACGTCACTGAGAAAGCTTACGAAAATCCCAAATTTGTTGAAGATATACTTAGGGATTTAGTATTAGCGCTTCGCCGATTACCCTACGTGTATTGGTTCGAGATACAATGTGAAAATTTCGAGTCAATCCATAATCACAATGCGTATGCGATGCATGTCGAATTTGTTGAACAGTAA
- the larB gene encoding nickel pincer cofactor biosynthesis protein LarB — MDANTVIDVLKLFRSGTISEQEALDKLKILPYEDLHFAKIDHHRALRQGFPEVVYCQGKTVEQVVKIMEALTKQNNNILATRANKEMYAAVQNIIPDAEYHEIARLIIVRRSELNIDADRFILVVSAGTSDIPVAEEAALTAEIMGNEVKRVYDVGVAGIHRLLAHQDILQKANVLIVVAGMEGALASVVGGLVCKPVIAVPTSVGYGANFGGLAALLSMLNSCAAGIAVVNIDNGFGAGRLASMINSMR; from the coding sequence GTGGATGCAAACACTGTTATTGATGTTCTAAAATTATTTCGCTCCGGTACGATAAGCGAACAAGAGGCTCTTGATAAGCTGAAGATTTTACCTTATGAAGATTTGCATTTCGCTAAAATCGATCACCACCGGGCACTTCGCCAGGGGTTTCCGGAAGTTGTTTATTGCCAGGGTAAAACGGTAGAACAAGTGGTTAAAATCATGGAGGCGCTTACTAAACAAAACAATAATATTTTAGCAACCCGAGCCAATAAAGAAATGTACGCCGCCGTACAAAACATTATCCCAGACGCAGAGTATCACGAAATTGCAAGGCTTATTATTGTTAGAAGAAGCGAGCTGAATATTGATGCTGATCGCTTTATTTTAGTAGTCAGCGCCGGCACAAGCGACATTCCTGTTGCCGAAGAGGCTGCCCTTACTGCTGAAATTATGGGTAATGAGGTGAAACGCGTTTACGACGTAGGTGTTGCTGGAATCCATAGACTATTAGCTCACCAGGATATACTCCAAAAAGCTAATGTCTTAATTGTAGTTGCTGGCATGGAAGGTGCGTTGGCAAGTGTAGTAGGTGGACTAGTTTGTAAACCGGTAATAGCTGTCCCGACTAGCGTAGGCTACGGCGCGAATTTTGGGGGGCTAGCCGCTTTGCTTAGCATGCTTAATAGCTGTGCTGCAGGTATTGCAGTAGTAAATATCGACAATGGGTTCGGAGCAGGCCGCCTAGCTAGTATGATTAATAGTATGAGGTGA
- a CDS encoding N-6 DNA methylase, which produces MNWKRFKDQAATVQTWLRANNYSDNSIMYKIFVLILRGAENPYVIMAAALKNTTVRETAKANLSIIRPLDYLPDNIYEQIARWVLILPRKPDILGEIYETLALDRRIKGLYYTPQAIIDFILAKTVSQCDVRLTPKVKILDPACGCGSFLLKAYDLLFAKFVEAREQIELPNPITDLSDLEIHNHILNYNLWGADIDSLACDITFASLVLKNNSPEASADPNIIVTDSLNQRDNISTQQERNFWSQQYHYVIGNPPYLSFGLRGAKKADSEYLDYLRSTYSTAQYKLSIYVLFMQRGIEMLSAGGKLGFIVPDSFLLGRYFSKIREYILENTQIDLIAHISSPIFKKATTGYLTICVFTKRSKPTVNEDSLFSIYQLHESELNPNTQPQCQYQQTYFNSMPHKRFRIFFSEQAKQLVDRLDRMGVALKEYASGHSGIRAISGQSSIISTTPISETWQRGLISGSQVHRYGLEYQGHWLDIDPIKLYKGGWDERIIKQRKILARQTGYYLTCSIDNHGYFHLNNIHSFVTTTQEIKLDYLLLLLNSRLLSFYYHIVTMEFGRTMAQCDIETLELLPIVVDKQLNQQAANLVAIMETCVRESIKKGCNVSRKSIAFNEYLNQLVYHAYNLSDDDIRYIEEYEFKLSKDSGKKLGKRNIYL; this is translated from the coding sequence ATGAATTGGAAACGCTTTAAAGATCAAGCAGCTACAGTTCAAACTTGGCTCAGAGCCAATAATTATAGCGACAATAGCATTATGTACAAAATTTTTGTGCTAATATTGCGTGGTGCTGAGAATCCTTATGTAATTATGGCAGCTGCGCTTAAAAATACCACTGTGCGTGAGACTGCTAAAGCCAATTTATCTATTATAAGACCTTTAGATTACTTGCCGGATAATATTTATGAGCAAATAGCTCGCTGGGTACTTATCTTGCCTCGTAAACCCGATATCCTTGGCGAAATATACGAAACACTTGCTTTGGATCGCCGAATAAAGGGGCTATATTACACTCCTCAGGCCATTATTGATTTCATTCTTGCTAAGACTGTTAGCCAATGCGATGTTAGACTCACTCCAAAAGTAAAAATCCTGGATCCAGCCTGTGGCTGCGGTAGTTTCTTACTGAAAGCCTACGATTTGCTATTTGCAAAATTTGTTGAAGCGAGAGAGCAAATAGAACTGCCAAACCCAATTACTGATTTGTCTGACCTTGAAATTCATAACCACATACTTAATTATAATTTATGGGGTGCGGATATTGATAGCTTAGCCTGCGATATCACTTTTGCTAGTTTAGTGCTAAAAAACAACTCTCCTGAGGCTAGCGCCGATCCGAATATTATCGTGACTGATAGTTTAAATCAGCGCGATAATATCTCAACGCAGCAAGAACGAAACTTTTGGTCACAGCAATACCATTATGTAATTGGAAATCCACCTTATCTATCATTTGGCTTACGGGGTGCAAAAAAAGCAGACTCAGAATACCTTGACTATCTACGGAGTACTTATTCGACTGCTCAGTATAAACTCAGTATCTATGTATTGTTTATGCAGCGCGGTATCGAAATGCTATCAGCTGGCGGAAAGCTCGGGTTTATTGTTCCCGATAGTTTTTTGCTCGGGCGTTACTTTTCGAAAATTAGAGAATATATCTTAGAAAACACCCAAATCGACTTGATAGCCCATATTTCCTCGCCAATCTTTAAAAAGGCTACTACTGGATATTTGACTATTTGTGTTTTTACAAAACGAAGCAAACCTACCGTTAATGAAGATTCTTTATTTAGTATATATCAGCTGCATGAGTCAGAACTTAACCCTAATACACAGCCACAGTGTCAATACCAACAAACCTATTTTAATTCAATGCCCCATAAGCGATTTCGGATATTTTTTTCTGAACAGGCCAAACAACTAGTAGATCGTTTGGACAGAATGGGAGTTGCTTTAAAAGAATATGCTTCAGGTCATAGTGGAATAAGGGCAATATCCGGACAAAGCAGCATAATATCAACTACACCAATTTCCGAAACTTGGCAGCGTGGCTTAATCTCTGGGAGCCAAGTTCATCGTTACGGCTTAGAATATCAAGGTCACTGGCTTGATATTGATCCAATTAAACTGTACAAAGGCGGTTGGGATGAACGCATTATCAAGCAGCGTAAAATTTTAGCTAGACAAACAGGTTATTATCTTACCTGCTCTATTGATAATCATGGCTACTTTCATTTAAATAACATCCACTCATTCGTAACGACGACGCAGGAAATAAAGTTAGACTATCTCTTGCTGCTCCTTAACTCACGGCTGTTATCATTCTATTATCATATCGTCACCATGGAGTTTGGAAGAACTATGGCTCAATGCGATATTGAAACATTAGAGCTATTGCCGATTGTAGTTGATAAGCAACTTAACCAGCAGGCAGCGAATCTAGTAGCAATCATGGAGACTTGCGTAAGAGAAAGCATAAAAAAAGGCTGCAATGTCTCTCGAAAATCTATTGCTTTTAACGAGTATCTAAATCAGCTTGTATATCATGCTTATAACCTATCCGATGACGATATAAGGTATATAGAGGAATATGAGTTCAAGTTAAGCAAGGACTCAGGCAAAAAACTCGGCAAAAGAAATATTTATTTATAG
- a CDS encoding NAD-dependent epimerase/dehydratase family protein — MKLLVTGGAGFIGSHIVDKLIETNHQVVIVDDLSLGVKENLNPGAQFIEMDIRCRSLNDLIEQEKFDIVIHQAAQTMVSTSIENPFLDCNINITGTVNLLEACRKNCVKRIIYSSSAAVYGGENSLPIKETASLNPTSFYGLSKLTVEKYFELYHKFFGLQYIILRYANVYGERQAASDAGGVISIFTRKVQNGEKVYINGDGSQTRDFIYVGDVAWANIQALLTPYVNRVYNISTQTETSLNTLFDLIAKISGRTVERQYLSPRAGDIYRSSLLNKSARKYLCWYPTTTLTDGLTRTYNFFKSRRIDKDTLQGYK; from the coding sequence ATGAAGCTGCTTGTAACAGGCGGCGCCGGCTTTATAGGTTCGCATATAGTTGATAAGCTTATAGAGACAAACCACCAAGTTGTAATAGTCGATGACCTAAGTTTAGGAGTCAAGGAAAACCTTAACCCAGGTGCTCAGTTTATAGAGATGGATATTCGCTGTAGATCTCTGAATGATCTCATCGAACAAGAGAAATTTGATATTGTAATTCACCAGGCCGCCCAAACGATGGTTTCTACATCTATTGAAAATCCATTCCTGGATTGTAATATCAATATTACCGGAACAGTAAATCTGCTCGAGGCCTGTCGTAAAAACTGTGTAAAAAGAATAATATATTCCTCGTCAGCCGCTGTTTATGGTGGCGAAAACAGTTTACCAATAAAAGAGACTGCTTCGCTCAATCCTACTTCGTTTTATGGGTTGAGCAAGTTAACTGTAGAAAAATATTTTGAGCTTTACCACAAGTTTTTTGGCTTGCAATATATTATACTTCGCTACGCTAATGTTTACGGTGAACGTCAAGCTGCTTCAGACGCGGGGGGCGTTATTAGTATTTTTACCAGAAAAGTTCAAAATGGTGAAAAAGTTTACATAAACGGTGACGGCAGCCAAACTCGCGACTTTATCTATGTCGGAGACGTAGCGTGGGCCAATATACAGGCATTACTCACTCCTTATGTAAATCGTGTATATAATATTAGTACTCAGACAGAAACTAGCCTCAATACTTTATTTGACCTAATAGCTAAAATTTCCGGCAGAACAGTTGAACGACAATACCTTAGCCCTCGTGCTGGCGATATCTACCGTTCCTCACTCTTAAACAAATCAGCACGCAAATATCTATGCTGGTATCCTACGACTACATTAACGGACGGATTAACTCGCACTTATAATTTTTTCAAGAGTAGACGAATAGACAAAGATACCTTGCAAGGTTACAAATAA